TTAAGGGTCGTTTTCAGGCGCAATACTTGATTCTTTGAGCCCGATCCGTCCCCTCTAAATCGAGAACGAGTGACCTGAATTATTTTAGGGTAACCAGTTTTAACACAAAGAGGTACACTGGCTGAATGTTACAAGACCGATTTCTCCTGGCGATCGATAATTTTTCTGCCAACAGTGAAACAGTCGCACGGCTTCATGATGCTGTCGCATCGCCCGCTAAGCGTCTTCTGTTTTACAtcaatttctttcattctaGATTAATATTTTACTCGTACTATTATTCTTGTTATattaagaaattaaaaagttaaactgaaagaaagtgaaattcaAATTGAGTGCCTGATTACATGAACCggtatttttgtgttttaatttttttgtttgttttttcgctTAGAAGTGTATGACTAATGCATAAATAAAGTGGCTTGCTGAACAGAGATCTACTCAGTTGGCATGTGTCATTATTACAATTGCATTTCTAACTGACATTTAACATTTGTATTACGAAAGGTGAGCTGTACGACCTGTAAGAAAACAGCCCAGGCTGCTGTCTTATCATCTTAAACAGATCAGCCTATAGATCTCCACACATTGCCTCCGACTCTTCGCGGATTCAAGTACAATTTCGTAAAATGGACTCTCCTTCAAAGATGGTATTCGATAGTGTGCAGTTTGACGAAGGCATTCCAGCTCAATATTTGTGCGATGTTTGGTAAGGGAAAAGTTAGTCGCATAACTTGAAGTATAACTGTTTTGCAAGATGTATCAAGGACTTACAATGTTCTCTGACTcttatcattttcatcatatgtttttgtttcacagCAAAAATCCTTTATTGGACACTCAAATAGCCACGCCATGCGGGCACAGCTTTTGTGGATTTTGCGCGGAGACCTTCCAAGCGACTAATGGTGGAGGAAATATCACTTGCCAGATGTGTCGGCAATCCATTGTCGCCTTCTGCCAAAACCGTTTGGCAAACAACATGCTGGCCATGGTGGAGGGTGAATGTGTATGGTGCCACCAACATTTCCCCTTGAACACGGCAAAGGACCATGTCAAATGCTGTGGAGAGCTGGAGACTGAATGCTCCCGATGTCATGCAGCTGTTAAAAGGGCAAACCGAAACAGCCATAACGATGAGTGTCTGATGGCGGACATTCAATGTGAATGTGGGGTTTTGTTGAAAAGGGCAGACGCGGACGAACACAGAAGAAACTTGTGCGCCTTACAAGAAATCGTTTGTCCACTCAAATGTGGAGAAACAGTTAAgaggtttgttttgttcttatACTCTGCATTTAAAGATTAGAGCATGACTTCGCAGACGTCGGTTTCGAAAGGCACATTAGAGAGATTCTCCGATTTTTACACTACCACTCTTGCAGCATTATAATCGTTTTTAGCATATATTTGCTTGTCAAGCATGCGGACCGAAATCCAGCTCTCTTTTGTGAGTTTATGTAAGGGTAATTTTTATCCACGAGGTGCCTAAAAATAACgtgcttatttttcacatggtcGATGTTTCAGAACTGTGTTACCAATGGTAAAAAAGTCTCATtctttcaatttgagaaaCTGTTCAGTAGTGTTTAAATGTTATAACAGGATCTGTGTATTGTTCCTCTAGCTTctaagaaaatttttaattagcAGGGTTTGCAAGCGGCGTGGAAGAACAAAGCAGAACAATTAAGgtgataaataattttaattagtGTCATTAACACACTTGCAAACTCTCCATGGCTCCATTTCCCATGCTAATTTTTGTGGTGACAGCCAGTTATTTCACCAGTGCTTTCATAGaacctaaaagaaaattgatccTACGCTAGGTTCTCGAGCCATTGCTCTCTGCATTTGTAGAAGGAATGAATGGTGTATGGAAATTAGCACCCTGTTAAGATGAAGTTTTAAGTGTATAAACTTACTTCTCCAAAGACGTCACGTTGTTACttagaaaaacatttaagacGTTTAATTTATGACTGCCGTTTTGTATTGTGAATTGTAtgaaactcaaacaaaactcAACGCTTTGCTTCCTTCAGCCTTGGATTGAACGCCTTTAAGAACGAGGCTACCCCAAAAGCTTCGCCGAGGATATCCTAACCGAAATAAAATTCTCAATGCGCAACACGGCTTTACAAAGCAAATCTAAAACATCCAAGAAAATTATCCCTTTCGTCACCACTTTCAACCCTGCTATACCAAACCTTAAAAAGATCCACCTTATAGCGGGCAACCACAATCTCGcgcaaatattcaaaaatCCCCCAATGGTTGCTCATCGGAAGGACAAATCTCTGAAAAACTATCTTGTCAGAGCAAGAATTCCTTCACTTTAATTTAACAACCAAGGAGTTATACACGGTAGGGGTCAAGTGACAGCATTAAAACAacataaatgtggtagtgtaaagacaaataaaataggaaaacagttCACTTCCAgtgtccgtccgtggctcaaaaacgttgcatgctgaAGCTCAATATTCATCTACCCAAAAAGACTACAGAAAATGCGAGGGAAAACGAGAAGTTTGTTGGAACTTctccccggggggggggggacgcccatatgaaacagacggggatgctcgtcatCTCGCTTAGGGatataaattttggattttgatctcgcttagggtgttcatGGCGAAGcaccatttttttaaattaagcTGCTAAGGTCTCATTTAGGGTTctgcgaagaaacacagaattacgcgaagagaaggagaaagagaggtcaaattgtcttttttcttctttgttgtctttcttagcagtctcttttaggggtcaaaatgtGCGTAAGGCACGCCcggattggtctcctttaggggtcacaaaaagcttgagccacgcctagatggtctcctttaggggttaaattcaaaatttccgacgagcatgcCTATCTGTTCCATATTGGAGTCCCCCGTCTTCCCTCATGCGGTAAAAATCTACTACGTTGTGTTATTGCTATGTCAACCATCAACCATCAACCATCAACCATCAACCATCAACCATCAACCTTTAGAGCTGGAACACTGCCGATCATACTAATACCTAATACTTTGAATTAAGTACACGAAAAGCTCGGCGTCTAAATCAGTTAGGAACCGCTATTTGAATGTGCCAAATCTAATGTAAAAATTACTATAACTTGGCATGAGACCCGTCGACATTTCGATTTTAATCCTTTGTCTTTCACTTCCATTTATATTAACAATTTTAAAGGAAGCACGTTCTTAAGTTGCACTGTAGTAACAGTTATCatcatgattgttttttttttttttacacgaAAATTGTCATGGATGACTTGGTTTGAGGAAAGACGtttatttccttcattttACTCTCTCGGTTATTATACTAAAGGGATACCTACACCCCTTTTTCCCAAATACtctaagaaaaaataaatggctttattttgaaacataTTACAACAACTCCCTTCGGCCCTTCTCACTTCAAGCTTCAGTTTAAGACAGGCATTCTCGTCAAATCACATGCACAGAAATGACTCAATTGTGACATTATTGGTCGGCAGgaagacaaaggaaatgacGTCTGATAATCAAAAGCCGGCTCATTTTTGCCCAGTTGTTATTTTTGACAGAGAACCGACAACAAGTTACTTTCATCATGAATCTCATGGAAGTTACGCGTCTATGCAATGGGCCTATTCTGCAAATAATTCTTCAGCTTCAGTGACGAAATTTGCTTGCCAGTCCATTAAGATGTGCAGCCTGCAATCAAGCGATGCAATTGACCGCAAGAAATCCTGACCACGTGGATGGATTCCAATGGCAAGTACTCCATTCATTTCTTCTACGTTTGTTTACAATACTCCTTAGCATCCATGAAGGCTCACTTTCTGTTTATTTACTGTTACACTGCAGTCaagaatatttaatatttctgcGTTCAGTGTCTTTGTCActaattaattttgcaaacGATAATCAAGacgttttctttcctttttaatttttaatttactgATGGTGATTTACAAAACCCAAAACATATATTGGGATAAAAAGAACTATATAAGAAATACATGCACTGGAAATAATGCACAGAAAAGCATAAATATTGTCACTGAAATCTGAGCTCTGCCTACGCTGAATAGCTTTATCATATCAGTCAATGTGACATACCATCTTTGTTTGGGGTTTTAGTTCTAAGCTTTTGGGATCTTCTGTTTCCGATCAACCATTTTTGTAGCCATATCCTCGATAAGCAGCGATACCTGTATTTTTTTGTGGGTTAGTGTACTGTGCCTGCATGCTCGCAGTAAAGTAATCTTCTATATTCTCTGACGTTTCCCAACAGCAGGTGTCAGCTATGTCGTCGCAAAAAGTCATTGCGAGATGGCAGTTTTTTCGAGGAATTTCCAAGACTCCCTCTTGGGAAGATTGTATTGCTGATCTATTTGTGGAGTATGAGAGAATTGAGAACGACAGCGTCAAACATGTTATCTCTTTCAAAGAACTCAGTCGGGAATGTTTACGCTGTTCTGAGGTATCACTGTAGACGAGATTTGCAGGACAGACCAATCATCCCATTTAATGGGAATGTTTACGTAGTTAAATGCGACGAGAGCCAGTTCAAGCACAAATCAAAAGTGAGTTATGTGGTTGGATAAAGTACTAACCATATTTACATCAATGTACTCTTAGGCAACAGAAACATTTATCTCCTTCTCTTTGTTCATGTCACAATAGCGAAACTAAGATCGCTGAAAGAATACAAAAAACCGTGACACAAATGAAACAGCTTTAAAGAAACCCAGACACCTTTTGCCCTTGATAACGTGATAGATACTGGTTGTGTTTTCACTAGGCCGATTAACTAGCTGAACATTCCTTCTTGGCTTACAAACCAACTTTTACTAGTTAAAAGTGACAACTGTTTTCACCGTGAAATTTAACCCACAATCTAAGCCCGCTAACTCAGAGGATTCAAATTGCAAAAGCGCGccataataaaaaaatgaaaggggCAGTAGTGCTTGGAATGAATTCTCTTGTGATTATTTTCGCTGTATTTTTGAGAAGTAGAAGGAGTTTTATTCGTTCAATTAGGCTTATGTCCTTAGAAATAAAGAAGATGCACccaaatgttttaaatagttCTGTCAATCCAACAATGAAACAACATTCAGCGCCATGAGCGCAAGACTACACATATGTCTTATCCTAGACCACAATTCTGGGTTAAGGACCTGGCCGAAGAAATGGAGAATTCAGTGGGGTCTGTGGGATTGTAAATCTAAGGAAATGGCTGTTGAAAtcgttttccattttgaatttctcaaCCTCAACCACGAGGGAATTGTCAGGAAAGAGGGAAATTAACATTACCAGATTATTTGGCAGGCTTCTGTCAAGACGCGCGACCCGATTAGCTATGGTGTTTATCAGGACAAGTTATACCATCTCTGCGTGGATTTCTGATCGCAAAGGCGAGAAAATCccttgtttttgcttgtgAACACACCTTGCATTTTAAACTAGCTAAAACCAAAACGAGGTGTTTTCACTGTATTTCCGGACTTTTCCAACTTTATCTAGTTAAAATTGTCCTAGTGAAGACACAACCACTGAGGCTTATTCAAAGGCCCTTTTGAAGAGGTTTAAACATCGGATGGGCTGGCGTCTCAAAAATGATTGCCAGCTTATGATGGAAAGGAAGTTTATGTGTCACagtatttgtttgcttttacgTTGCGAGGTTTGGGGGctttctattttaaattttttgctcTGATGCCTATTAACGACATTTTCGGCAagatttttacatgtttttttttttcattcttttttattgaagTACCAGCGAGGCAGGAGGGCTCGCAACAACGTCTGGGTGTTTGGGGTTATCTGTGCGAATTTCCGACCTTGTCGTGGATACTTTCAAGTAGTAGAGAGAAGAGATAGGATTACGCTGACACAAATATTGCAGAGGGTTCTCCTGCCAGGAGCTGAAGTACACACAGACGACTGGGTTGCATACAGGAATTTGCATCATCATGTACCAAACATAACTGTCCATCAAACTGTTACACATCAAAATAGTTTTGTCGATCCAGTAACAGGTGTACATACACAAGAGGCAGAATCAGCCTGGGCACGATTAAAGTATCacatcaaaagagaaaaaggcaTCCGTAAGCCTGATATCCAGGCTTTCCTGGATGAGCAAATGTGGCTGGACTGGAAAGGACTCGACTCAGTCTTTGATAATATGCTAGTTTTAATTCCAAACTACTATCCGTTGTGAACTGCACACACAGTTATTAAagttctttgaatttttttattaaaatagcCAAAAGTGACTGTTCTtgcgttttttctttttttttttttcgggtgGGTAGGTGGGAGCCTTTAAACTTAGTAACAAACACTCAGACCCCCACCCCGACCTCCCTCCCAACACACACGCACTGCCCAATTTCAAAGGCAAGTCTTCCCTGACTTAACgcacatttattttttcttctcttttcttttttttcgattCGGAATTAGAAAAGTATAAAAGTCTTGATTGCTTATTAGATCTTAAAAGTaatgcttttaaaaaatgttaaagGTAGTGCTTTTAAGGTATGTTGAAAGCATGGCATTTCAGGAATCTTCCAATCAATGTTAGCAGTGTGGCCTTAAAGGAACAATAAAAGTGTGGCCTTTAAAGAATGTTAAAAGCACTGgttttaaggaatgttaagaGCGTGacctttaaggaatgttaaaagcgtggcctttaaggaatgttaaaagcgtggcctttaagaaatgttaaaagcgtggcatttaaggaatgttaaaagcgctgcttttaaggaatgttaaaagcgtggcctttaaggaatattaaaagcgctgcttttaaggAATCTTAAAAGTGTGGCCTTTAAGgtatgttaaaagcgtggcctttaaggaatgttaaaagcgctgcttttaagaaatgttaaaagcgtggcctttaaggaatgttaaaagcgctgcttttaagaaatgttaaaagcgtggcctttaaaaaatgttaaaagcgctgcttttaagaaatgttaaaagcgtggcctttaaggaatgttaaaagcgtggtcTTTAAGGAAATtcaatgttaaaagcgtggcctttaaggaatgttaaaaagcgtggcctttaaggaatgttaaaagcgctgcttttaagaaatgttaaaagcatggcctttaaaaaatgttaaaagcgctgcttttaagaaatgttaaaagcgtggcctttaaagaatgttaaaagcgtggcctttaaggaaattcaatgttaaaagcgtggcctttaaggaatgttaaaaagcgtggcctttaaggaatgttaaaagcgctgcttttaagaaatgttaaaagcgctgcttttaaggaatgttaaaagcgtggcctttaagaaATGGTAAAAGCGTGGCccttaaggaatgttaaaagagTGGCCTTTATGGAATGTTTCAAGCGCTGCCTTTAAAGCGTGTTAAAAGCATAGCCTTTAGGGAGTGTTTGAAAGCGCTGCTTTTAAAGAACGGCTAAAAGAAAGTGCTACTTTTGAGAAATGTTAAATGTTTCCTTATGCACGTTAAGATGCTGCGTTTAGAGACTGTTTATTGGTGTTTAAATGGGACAAAAATGTGTATCTATATGATTAGGGAACCCATTTATCGATAGCTTAATGTTTGTCGTTATATAGCTTGTTTTCTGTGGGCTGCGTTACATAGTGTGGGTTTAGGTTACGTAGTGACTGGTATTTTATATAGAGGGCTATGCCCAGATGCT
This sequence is a window from Acropora palmata chromosome 9, jaAcrPala1.3, whole genome shotgun sequence. Protein-coding genes within it:
- the LOC141891577 gene encoding TNF receptor-associated factor 6-like, with translation MDSPSKMVFDSVQFDEGIPAQYLCDVCKNPLLDTQIATPCGHSFCGFCAETFQATNGGGNITCQMCRQSIVAFCQNRLANNMLAMVEGECVWCHQHFPLNTAKDHVKCCGELETECSRCHAAVKRANRNSHNDECLMADIQCECGVLLKRADADEHRRNLCALQEIVCPLKCGETVKRFVLFLYSAFKD
- the LOC141892893 gene encoding uncharacterized protein LOC141892893, with protein sequence MLSLSKNSVGNVYAVLRYHCRRDLQDRPIIPFNGNVYVVKCDESQFKHKSKYQRGRRARNNVWVFGVICANFRPCRGYFQVVERRDRITLTQILQRVLLPGAEVHTDDWVAYRNLHHHVPNITVHQTVTHQNSFVDPVTGVHTQEAESAWARLKYHIKREKGIRKPDIQAFLDEQMWLDWKGLDSVFDNMLVLIPNYYPL